A genomic region of Ammospiza nelsoni isolate bAmmNel1 chromosome 3, bAmmNel1.pri, whole genome shotgun sequence contains the following coding sequences:
- the SMLR1 gene encoding small leucine-rich protein 1: MSVGYILSVFVRELPGPVLFAGIFMPVTLLLLLLIVYFRIKLREVEEEIAMAQDSRNAFMNHHGQWKKPRRSREKENRYKNSRTFKGASRLRKQA, encoded by the exons ATGAGTGTGGGTTACATACTGTCAGTGTTTGTGAGGGAGCTGCCTGGTCCTGTTCTCTTTGCTGGGATCTTTATGCCCGTGActttgctcctgctgctgctaattGTCTACTTCAGGATCAAACTAAGAGAAG ttgAGGAGGAAATTGCCATGGCACAAGATTCTAGGAATGCCTTCATGAATCACCATGGCCAGTGGAAGAAACCCAGGAGATccagagaaaaagagaacagaTACAAGAACTCAAGGACATTTAAGGGAGCTTCACGTCTCAGGAAGCAAGCTTAA